In Rubrivirga marina, the following are encoded in one genomic region:
- a CDS encoding sensor histidine kinase: MSETDPEADVRAAIHALLHDWVDSSPEATERFLGAVRPSFTGYGTGPGDYYADAGELREMVVREHAGMSYPFTLDIPWTTVHVLSETAAVAVGEIAVTIELPDETVVERPRFTFALRREGGRWMLAHFHFSVPDAMQEDRDTMNDLLDTRTRQLQAEVERRTAELNAAVDDLKAAQARLVQQEKMASLGQLTAGIAHEIKNPLNFVTNFAGLSVELVGDLDQVDDPEERAEILADLRTNAEKIQSHGRRADSIVRAMMAHARSGSGNRQTVVLDDLVAEYADLAWHGLKARKPNAKVEVRRQLAAEGAEVDIVPEEIGRVLINLLDNAFDAVAERAEAEGSGYAPTVTVSTRRTDGAVEVRVTDNGPGLPEAVRGRVFEPFFTTKPTGEGTGLGLSLAHEVVAQGHGGALEVEDVEGEGATFLVTLPTG, encoded by the coding sequence ATGTCCGAGACCGATCCCGAGGCCGACGTCCGCGCGGCCATCCACGCCCTCCTCCACGACTGGGTGGACTCGTCGCCGGAGGCGACCGAGCGGTTCCTCGGCGCCGTCCGCCCGTCGTTCACCGGCTACGGCACTGGGCCCGGCGACTACTACGCCGACGCGGGCGAGCTCCGGGAGATGGTCGTCCGCGAGCACGCGGGCATGTCGTACCCGTTCACGCTCGACATCCCGTGGACGACGGTCCACGTCCTCAGCGAGACGGCGGCCGTCGCCGTCGGCGAGATCGCCGTCACCATCGAGCTCCCCGACGAGACGGTCGTCGAGCGGCCCCGCTTCACGTTCGCGCTCCGCCGCGAAGGGGGGCGGTGGATGCTCGCCCACTTCCACTTCTCGGTCCCCGACGCGATGCAGGAGGACCGGGACACGATGAACGACCTCCTCGACACGCGGACGCGCCAGCTCCAGGCCGAGGTCGAGCGGCGGACGGCCGAGCTGAACGCCGCCGTCGACGACCTCAAGGCGGCGCAGGCCCGGCTCGTGCAGCAGGAGAAGATGGCCAGCCTCGGACAGCTCACGGCCGGCATCGCCCACGAGATCAAGAACCCGCTCAACTTCGTGACCAACTTCGCCGGCCTCTCGGTCGAGCTGGTCGGCGACCTGGACCAGGTGGACGACCCCGAGGAGCGGGCCGAGATCCTCGCCGACCTCCGGACGAACGCGGAGAAGATCCAGAGCCACGGCCGCCGCGCGGACTCCATCGTCCGCGCGATGATGGCGCACGCGCGGAGCGGCAGTGGAAACCGCCAGACGGTCGTGCTCGACGACCTCGTGGCCGAGTACGCCGACCTCGCGTGGCACGGCCTGAAAGCCCGAAAGCCGAACGCGAAGGTGGAGGTCCGGCGCCAGCTGGCGGCCGAGGGCGCCGAGGTCGACATCGTGCCCGAGGAGATCGGCCGCGTCCTCATCAACCTCCTCGACAACGCCTTCGACGCCGTCGCCGAGCGCGCCGAGGCGGAGGGCTCCGGCTACGCGCCGACCGTGACCGTCTCGACGCGGCGCACGGACGGAGCCGTCGAGGTCCGCGTCACCGACAACGGGCCGGGCCTCCCGGAGGCCGTGCGCGGCCGTGTGTTCGAGCCGTTCTTCACCACCAAGCCGACGGGCGAGGGGACCGGCCTCGGGCTCTCGCTGGCCCACGAGGTCGTAGCGCAGGGGCACGGCGGGGCGCTGGAGGTCGAGGACGTCGAAGGCGAAGGTGCGACGTTCCTCGTCACGCTCCCGACGGGCTGA
- a CDS encoding penicillin-binding protein 1A, whose amino-acid sequence MSEPDPKPAAPTPTPSKTSRSLAPTSGWRRALAWVWAKLAAIAVWIWTRLRTSGRRVWTEVRNEENPRSTRVLWAAGGVAGTGGVVAVAVGVLLFGYAILLWPFTPSVSDLRGAREIYPSTVVSADGTTLTRYARRNREWKSLDEISPHVVDALVATEDRRFRSHGGIDLIGWGSVAVGAATGRGLRGASTLTQQLARNLFPDEIGNSASVTRKLKEGITALKIERVYTKDEILELYLNTVPFLYNAHGIEMAARTYFSTSADDLDRLQAATLVGMLKGTSSYNPRRNPERALARRNVVLGQMVRFGDLPEAEAVALRDEPMGLRFERQPMQTSRAPHFTEHVRVWLEDWADDNGYSLYGDGLTIHTTLDWRMQQAAQESARKFGDALQTVADVEWGRSTASVLGSTTAPYYRAASQTAPFERFWTLRRDAANAFIRDTEAYRRAVTAGEAEDTVLERLRGDRAFLDSLRQHKMRLEVAMTAVEPETGHVKVWIGSRDFERSAYDHVARARRQPGSTFKPFLYARALEEGFRPDDTLPDRDVSIEMPDGVVWQPTNASGSASGQEVSLRDGLVYSKNTIAAQLVQEVGARDLARTARRLGVRSELEAVPSLALGTSDVSLLEMTAAYATIAAGGVRHPPVVVTHITDRDGHEVARFEPEAERALDPDVDVALLDMMRGVIDQGTGTQVRTAFAARGDLAGKTGTTQDGADGWFLLMRPDLVTGAWVGFDDPRVTFRSSYWGQGGHNALRVVGDFNRALQSANLVDTGLAFPTPEEADDAGPGLWARFTRWVGDATSDWFEGADVPEDYGPRTPGRPGPDYDEIDDRPPRRDDGRRDDVFAENAEWLDDAWAELDRIDDPFLREAARQVLEGAAREIRRNGWRDGWSDRVERAQERAMARAQREIERGADDALRREGLADVEVFEDSGDTDGGVFADELDDAPGIEMTPLEDAPVAPPPAEPDPRYPGRERVPDADGRIGW is encoded by the coding sequence ATGTCTGAGCCCGACCCGAAGCCGGCCGCCCCCACGCCGACGCCGTCGAAGACGTCGCGTTCGCTGGCGCCGACCTCCGGTTGGCGGCGTGCGCTGGCGTGGGTCTGGGCCAAGCTGGCGGCCATCGCCGTGTGGATCTGGACGCGCCTTCGGACGAGCGGACGGCGCGTGTGGACGGAGGTCCGAAACGAGGAGAACCCGCGCTCGACCCGCGTGCTGTGGGCGGCCGGCGGCGTCGCGGGCACCGGCGGGGTGGTCGCCGTGGCCGTCGGCGTGCTCCTGTTCGGCTACGCGATCCTCCTGTGGCCATTCACGCCGTCCGTCTCGGACCTCCGAGGCGCCCGCGAGATCTACCCCTCGACCGTCGTCTCGGCCGACGGGACCACGCTCACGCGCTACGCCCGTCGCAACCGCGAGTGGAAGTCGCTCGACGAGATCTCGCCCCACGTCGTCGACGCGCTCGTGGCGACCGAAGACCGCCGATTCCGCTCGCACGGCGGGATCGACCTGATCGGGTGGGGCTCCGTGGCCGTCGGCGCCGCGACCGGTCGTGGGCTCCGTGGGGCCTCGACGCTCACGCAGCAGCTCGCGCGGAACCTCTTCCCGGACGAGATCGGCAACTCGGCGTCCGTCACACGGAAGCTCAAGGAGGGCATCACGGCGCTCAAGATAGAGCGGGTGTACACAAAGGACGAGATCCTCGAGCTATACCTCAACACGGTCCCGTTCCTCTACAACGCGCACGGCATCGAGATGGCCGCGCGGACCTACTTCTCGACCTCGGCCGACGACCTCGACCGGCTCCAGGCGGCCACGCTCGTCGGGATGCTCAAGGGGACGTCGTCGTACAACCCGCGGCGGAACCCGGAGCGGGCGCTGGCCCGGCGCAACGTGGTCCTCGGGCAGATGGTCCGGTTCGGCGACCTCCCCGAGGCGGAGGCGGTCGCGCTCCGCGACGAGCCGATGGGCCTCCGCTTCGAGCGCCAGCCGATGCAGACGAGCCGCGCGCCGCACTTTACCGAGCACGTCCGGGTTTGGCTGGAGGACTGGGCCGACGACAATGGCTACAGCCTCTACGGCGACGGCCTCACGATCCACACGACGCTCGACTGGCGGATGCAGCAGGCCGCGCAGGAGTCGGCCCGGAAGTTCGGCGACGCGCTCCAGACCGTCGCGGACGTGGAGTGGGGGCGGTCGACCGCCTCCGTCCTCGGCTCGACGACGGCGCCGTACTACCGCGCGGCCTCGCAGACGGCCCCGTTCGAGCGGTTCTGGACGCTCCGCCGCGACGCCGCCAACGCCTTTATCCGCGACACCGAGGCCTACCGCCGTGCCGTCACCGCGGGCGAGGCCGAGGACACCGTGCTGGAGCGCCTCCGCGGTGACCGCGCGTTCCTGGACTCGCTCCGCCAGCACAAGATGCGGCTGGAAGTGGCGATGACGGCCGTCGAGCCCGAGACCGGCCACGTCAAGGTGTGGATCGGGAGCCGCGACTTCGAGCGGTCGGCCTACGACCACGTGGCGCGGGCGCGCCGCCAGCCGGGCTCGACGTTCAAGCCGTTCCTCTACGCCCGCGCCCTCGAAGAGGGCTTCCGCCCCGACGACACGCTCCCGGACCGCGACGTCTCGATCGAGATGCCCGACGGCGTGGTCTGGCAGCCGACGAACGCGAGCGGGTCGGCCTCGGGGCAGGAGGTGAGCCTCCGCGACGGCCTCGTGTACTCGAAGAACACGATCGCCGCGCAGCTGGTGCAGGAGGTCGGCGCGCGGGACCTCGCGCGGACGGCCCGGCGCCTCGGCGTGCGGAGCGAGCTCGAGGCGGTCCCGTCGCTGGCGCTCGGCACGAGCGACGTGTCGCTTCTCGAGATGACGGCGGCCTACGCCACGATCGCGGCCGGCGGCGTCCGCCACCCGCCCGTCGTCGTGACGCACATCACGGACCGCGACGGCCACGAGGTCGCTCGGTTCGAGCCCGAGGCCGAGCGGGCGCTCGACCCGGACGTCGACGTCGCGCTCCTCGACATGATGCGCGGCGTGATCGACCAGGGGACCGGCACGCAGGTCCGCACGGCGTTCGCCGCGCGGGGCGACCTCGCGGGCAAGACCGGCACCACACAGGACGGCGCCGACGGCTGGTTCCTCCTCATGCGGCCCGACCTCGTGACCGGCGCCTGGGTCGGGTTCGACGACCCCCGCGTCACGTTCCGCAGCTCGTACTGGGGCCAGGGCGGCCACAACGCGCTTCGCGTCGTGGGCGACTTCAACCGGGCGCTCCAGAGCGCGAATCTCGTCGACACCGGTCTCGCGTTCCCGACGCCCGAAGAGGCCGACGACGCGGGGCCGGGGCTCTGGGCCCGCTTCACGCGTTGGGTCGGCGACGCGACGAGCGACTGGTTCGAGGGCGCCGACGTGCCCGAGGACTACGGCCCGCGCACGCCCGGCCGGCCCGGCCCCGACTACGACGAGATCGACGACCGGCCGCCGCGCCGTGACGACGGCCGCCGCGACGACGTGTTCGCCGAGAACGCCGAGTGGCTGGACGACGCCTGGGCCGAGCTCGACCGGATCGACGACCCGTTCCTCCGCGAGGCCGCCCGTCAGGTTCTCGAGGGCGCCGCCCGCGAGATCCGCCGCAACGGGTGGCGCGACGGCTGGTCCGACCGCGTCGAGCGCGCGCAGGAACGGGCGATGGCGCGCGCCCAGCGCGAGATCGAGCGCGGCGCCGACGACGCCCTCCGCCGGGAGGGCCTGGCCGACGTCGAGGTCTTCGAGGACTCCGGCGACACGGACGGCGGTGTCTTCGCCGACGAACTGGACGACGCGCCCGGCATCGAGATGACGCCACTGGAGGACGCGCCGGTCGCCCCGCCGCCGGCAGAGCCCGACCCGCGGTACCCGGGTCGCGAGCGCGTCCCCGACGCCGACGGCCGGATCGGCTGGTAG
- the tkt gene encoding transketolase: protein MSDQPVTTAEMDDPAPERSAAERARLETLTANVIRGLAIDAVEKANSGHPGLPMGMADAATVLWGRFLKHNPKDPHWFDRDRFVLSAGHGSMLIYALLHLSGYDVSLEDLQQFRQLHSATPGHPEVHHTPGVETTTGPLGQGLSTAVGMALAERQMAKVYNTPEHVVVDHYTYVIASDGDLQEGVSNEASSFAGHQGLGKLVVLYDDNYIQIDGSTDLAFTEDRAGRYEALGWHVIRDVDAHDNEAVADALSTARNVLDRPSLIVCRSTIGYGSPNLAGTHDIHSDAIGAAEIEATKKNLDLPQEDFYAPDEAKTLFHEQAFRGSQEHCEWEGHMTAYAEADAEKAAELTRRIEGRLPEGWADALPTFEADAKGMASRAASGKVLDALAPVLPELIGGSADLTPSNKTKAAGMENMQFDTPAARYVHYGVREHGMAAIMNGMALHGGVRPYGGTFLIFSDYMKAAVRLGALMDAPVVHVFTHDSVGLGEDGPTHQPIEQLAGLRAIPNLYVIRPADANETAAAWKLALESTAPTALALSRQNLPTLAATAEAAADGVAKGAYVLADSDGEPEVIVVATGAEVGAALEAKDTLGAGCRVVSMPCDRRFFEQDEAYRESVLPKSVRARVAIEAASPLGWGRVVGLDGAVVGIDRFGTSAPGDEALEDLGITAQAVVEAARRVMG from the coding sequence ATGTCCGATCAGCCCGTCACCACCGCCGAGATGGACGACCCCGCGCCCGAGCGGTCCGCCGCGGAGCGCGCCCGCCTCGAGACGCTCACCGCCAACGTCATCCGCGGCCTCGCCATCGACGCCGTCGAGAAGGCCAACTCCGGCCACCCGGGCCTGCCGATGGGCATGGCCGACGCCGCGACGGTCCTCTGGGGCCGCTTTCTGAAGCACAACCCGAAGGATCCCCATTGGTTCGACCGCGACCGGTTCGTGCTCTCGGCTGGCCACGGGTCCATGCTGATCTACGCGCTCCTCCACCTTAGCGGCTACGACGTGTCGCTGGAGGACCTCCAGCAGTTCCGCCAGCTCCACAGCGCGACGCCGGGCCACCCGGAGGTCCACCACACGCCGGGCGTCGAGACCACGACGGGGCCGCTGGGGCAGGGCCTCTCGACGGCCGTCGGGATGGCGCTCGCGGAGCGCCAGATGGCCAAGGTCTACAACACGCCCGAGCACGTCGTCGTCGACCACTACACGTACGTCATCGCCTCCGACGGCGACCTCCAGGAGGGCGTCTCGAACGAGGCCTCGTCGTTCGCGGGCCACCAGGGGCTCGGCAAGCTCGTCGTGCTCTACGACGACAACTACATCCAGATCGACGGCTCGACGGACCTCGCGTTCACCGAGGACCGGGCCGGGCGCTACGAGGCCCTCGGCTGGCACGTCATCCGCGACGTCGACGCCCACGACAACGAGGCCGTCGCCGACGCCCTCTCGACGGCGCGGAACGTGCTCGACCGGCCGAGCCTCATCGTCTGCCGCTCGACGATCGGCTACGGCTCGCCCAACCTCGCCGGCACGCACGACATCCACTCGGACGCCATCGGCGCCGCCGAGATCGAGGCGACCAAGAAGAACCTCGACCTTCCCCAAGAGGACTTCTACGCGCCGGACGAGGCCAAGACGCTCTTCCACGAGCAGGCCTTCCGCGGGTCGCAGGAGCACTGCGAGTGGGAGGGCCACATGACGGCCTACGCCGAGGCCGACGCCGAGAAGGCCGCCGAGCTCACGCGCCGGATCGAGGGCCGCCTCCCCGAGGGCTGGGCCGACGCGCTCCCGACGTTCGAGGCCGATGCCAAGGGCATGGCGAGCCGGGCGGCCTCGGGCAAGGTGCTCGACGCCCTGGCGCCCGTCCTCCCCGAGCTCATCGGCGGCTCGGCCGACCTCACGCCGTCGAACAAGACGAAGGCGGCGGGCATGGAGAACATGCAGTTCGACACGCCCGCGGCGCGCTACGTCCACTACGGCGTTCGCGAGCACGGGATGGCGGCCATCATGAACGGGATGGCGCTGCACGGCGGCGTCCGGCCGTACGGCGGGACGTTCCTCATCTTCTCCGACTACATGAAGGCGGCCGTCCGCCTCGGGGCGCTCATGGATGCGCCGGTGGTCCACGTCTTCACGCACGACTCGGTCGGCCTCGGTGAGGACGGCCCGACGCACCAGCCCATCGAACAGCTCGCCGGGCTCCGGGCCATCCCGAACCTCTACGTCATCCGCCCGGCCGACGCCAACGAGACGGCCGCGGCCTGGAAGCTGGCCCTCGAGAGCACGGCGCCGACCGCGCTCGCCCTCAGCCGTCAGAACCTCCCCACCCTCGCGGCCACCGCCGAGGCGGCCGCGGACGGCGTCGCCAAGGGCGCCTACGTCCTCGCCGACTCCGACGGCGAACCGGAGGTCATCGTCGTCGCGACGGGCGCGGAGGTCGGCGCGGCGCTGGAGGCCAAGGACACGCTCGGCGCCGGCTGCCGCGTGGTCTCGATGCCGTGCGACCGCCGGTTCTTCGAGCAGGACGAGGCGTACCGGGAGTCCGTGCTTCCGAAGTCAGTCCGTGCTCGCGTAGCCATCGAGGCGGCCAGCCCGCTCGGCTGGGGCCGCGTGGTCGGCCTCGACGGGGCCGTGGTCGGCATCGACCGGTTCGGGACGAGCGCGCCCGGGGACGAGGCGCTCGAAGACCTCGGCATCACGGCTCAGGCCGTCGTCGAGGCCGCCCGCCGCGTGATGGGCTAG
- the leuB gene encoding 3-isopropylmalate dehydrogenase, translating into MSSAPRTYSLALLPGDGVGPEVTAEAARVLDACAAAFGFAIETSEHPVGGAGLDADNDPLPRATLDACLDADAVFLGAVGGPQWDGVDADLRPERGLLRLRARLGAFANLRPVAVSEALAERSPLRPERVAGTDLLIVRELTGGIYFGRPRERTETEAYDTMRYSVTEIERIARVAFEWAQKRSGRLTSVDKANVLASSALWRDVVSRIGADEYPDVALEHLYVDNAAMQVVCDPRRFDVVVTGNLFGDVLSDLAATLPGTLGLLPSASLGGRAGLFEPVHGSAPDIAGRGLANPLAAILSAAMLLDAVDEAEAATAVRQAVESVLDDGPLPPDLGGDAHTADVGAAVADAVASPTLSHP; encoded by the coding sequence ATGTCCAGCGCCCCCCGCACGTACTCGCTCGCCCTGCTCCCGGGCGATGGCGTCGGTCCGGAGGTGACCGCCGAGGCGGCGCGCGTCCTCGACGCCTGCGCCGCCGCGTTCGGCTTCGCGATCGAGACGAGCGAGCACCCTGTGGGCGGGGCCGGCCTCGACGCCGACAACGACCCGTTGCCGCGGGCCACCCTCGACGCCTGCCTCGACGCGGACGCCGTGTTCCTCGGCGCCGTCGGCGGCCCGCAGTGGGACGGCGTCGACGCCGACCTCCGGCCCGAGCGCGGGCTGCTTCGCCTCCGCGCCCGCCTCGGCGCCTTCGCCAACCTCCGGCCGGTGGCGGTCTCCGAGGCGCTCGCCGAGCGGTCGCCGCTGCGGCCGGAGCGCGTGGCCGGCACCGACCTCCTCATCGTCCGCGAGCTGACGGGCGGGATCTACTTCGGCCGGCCGCGAGAGCGGACCGAGACGGAGGCCTACGACACGATGCGCTACTCGGTCACCGAGATCGAGCGGATCGCGCGCGTCGCGTTCGAATGGGCCCAGAAGCGCAGCGGCCGGCTCACGTCGGTCGACAAGGCCAACGTGCTCGCGTCGTCGGCGCTGTGGCGGGACGTCGTCTCGCGCATCGGCGCCGACGAGTACCCGGACGTGGCCCTTGAGCACCTCTACGTGGACAACGCCGCGATGCAGGTCGTGTGCGACCCGCGCCGGTTCGACGTCGTCGTGACCGGCAACCTGTTCGGCGACGTGCTCTCGGACCTCGCCGCGACGTTGCCCGGCACGCTCGGGCTGCTCCCGTCGGCCAGCCTCGGCGGGCGGGCGGGCCTGTTCGAGCCCGTCCACGGCAGCGCGCCCGACATCGCTGGGCGCGGCCTCGCCAACCCCCTCGCCGCGATCCTCAGCGCGGCCATGCTCCTCGACGCCGTCGACGAGGCGGAGGCCGCGACCGCCGTCCGCCAGGCCGTCGAGTCCGTCCTCGACGACGGGCCGCTCCCCCCCGATCTCGGCGGCGACGCCCACACCGCCGACGTCGGCGCGGCCGTGGCCGACGCCGTCGCCTCCCCCACGCTCTCTCACCCCTGA
- a CDS encoding 2-isopropylmalate synthase, translating to MSPSQPGDRLVLFDTTLRDGEQSPGAAMTLSAKLRVAKLLAAMGVDVLEAGFPISSPQQADAVRQIVDALADTETVVCALGRAHEADVRAAGEALQGGRRTRIHTFIATSDIHIAAKFSAPRFGSTLEERRASVLRMAVEAVQQAKSFTDDVEFSAEDAGRTDHDFLCDVVAAAIEAGATTINIPDTTGYCTPADYGALFRAVQDCCDTSGVVLSTHCHDDLGLAVANTLAGVEAGARQVEVTINGIGERAGNAPLEEVAMALRVRADHYGVTHGLDATKLGEASRLVSVVTGFVVPPNKAIVGANAFAHEAGIHQHGVLKDRETYEIMRAADVGADAQGIRLGRHSGRHGLFARLARLGLEVEDADRDAVYARFVALADQKREIYDGDLRQIIDPATGAAERGFSLVGLRVSTGADERPHAEVTLLDAATGQVRVETASGDGPVDAIYRAIDGAAGRPHRLETYSIRALTKAADAMGEALVVVSDGPALAQGKATGTDILRASAEAYVQALNGLDADDHDEGGFVKEGIMASFDTV from the coding sequence ATGTCCCCCTCCCAACCGGGCGACCGCCTCGTCCTGTTCGACACCACGCTGCGCGACGGCGAGCAGTCGCCGGGCGCGGCGATGACGCTCTCGGCCAAGCTCCGCGTGGCCAAGCTCCTGGCCGCGATGGGCGTCGACGTGCTCGAAGCCGGCTTCCCGATCTCGTCGCCCCAGCAGGCCGACGCCGTCCGCCAGATCGTCGACGCGCTCGCCGACACCGAGACGGTCGTCTGCGCGCTCGGCCGGGCCCACGAGGCCGACGTCCGGGCCGCCGGCGAGGCGCTCCAGGGCGGGCGGCGCACGCGGATCCACACGTTCATCGCCACGAGCGACATCCACATCGCGGCCAAGTTCAGCGCGCCGCGGTTCGGGTCGACGCTGGAGGAGCGTCGCGCGAGCGTGCTCCGGATGGCCGTCGAGGCCGTCCAGCAGGCGAAGTCGTTCACCGACGACGTGGAGTTCTCGGCCGAGGACGCCGGGCGGACCGACCACGACTTCCTCTGCGACGTCGTCGCCGCGGCCATCGAGGCGGGCGCGACCACCATCAACATCCCGGACACGACCGGCTACTGCACGCCGGCCGACTACGGCGCCCTCTTTCGGGCCGTCCAGGACTGCTGCGACACGTCGGGCGTCGTCCTCTCGACGCACTGCCACGACGACCTCGGGCTGGCCGTCGCCAACACGCTCGCGGGCGTCGAGGCCGGCGCGCGGCAGGTCGAGGTGACGATCAACGGGATCGGCGAGCGGGCGGGGAACGCGCCGCTCGAGGAGGTCGCGATGGCCCTCCGCGTCCGCGCCGACCACTACGGCGTGACGCACGGGCTCGACGCGACGAAGCTGGGCGAGGCCAGCCGCCTCGTCTCCGTCGTGACCGGCTTCGTGGTCCCGCCGAACAAGGCGATCGTGGGCGCCAACGCGTTCGCCCACGAGGCCGGCATCCACCAGCACGGCGTGTTGAAGGACCGCGAGACGTACGAGATCATGCGGGCCGCGGACGTCGGCGCCGACGCTCAGGGCATCCGCCTCGGCCGGCATTCGGGCCGGCACGGCCTGTTCGCCCGCCTCGCCCGCCTCGGCCTTGAGGTCGAGGACGCCGACCGCGACGCCGTCTACGCCCGGTTCGTGGCGCTCGCCGACCAGAAGCGCGAGATCTACGACGGCGACCTCCGCCAGATCATCGACCCGGCGACGGGCGCGGCCGAGCGCGGGTTCTCGCTCGTCGGCCTCCGCGTCTCGACCGGCGCCGACGAGCGGCCGCACGCCGAGGTCACGCTCCTCGACGCCGCCACGGGCCAGGTCCGCGTCGAGACGGCCTCCGGCGACGGCCCCGTCGACGCGATCTACCGCGCCATCGACGGCGCCGCGGGCCGGCCGCACCGGCTCGAGACGTACTCCATCCGCGCCCTCACGAAGGCCGCCGACGCCATGGGCGAGGCGCTCGTCGTCGTCTCCGACGGCCCGGCGCTCGCGCAGGGCAAGGCCACCGGCACCGACATCCTCCGCGCCTCCGCCGAGGCCTACGTCCAGGCCCTCAACGGCCTCGACGCCGACGACCACGACGAGGGCGGCTTCGTCAAGGAGGGCATCATGGCCTCGTTCGACACGGTCTAG
- the ilvD gene encoding dihydroxy-acid dehydratase, whose amino-acid sequence MRSDTVKAGFERAPHRSLLRATGQIESDADFDKPFIGVCNSYIDLIPGHVHLQSFGKVVKHAVRAAGGVPFEFNTIGVDDGIAMGHLGMRYSLPSRELIADSVETVAEAHQLDGLVCIPNCDKIVPGMLMGALRINVPVVFVSGGPMAAGRLPDGSKADLSSVFEGVGKYQTGEINDQQLHDLEAFACPTCGSCSGMFTANSMNCLMEALGLALPYNGSILATDPRRRELARSAARRIVELVEQDLKPRDVVTTEAFDDAFALDMAMGGSTNTVLHLLAAAREAEVPYDLRRIAKVSARTPYLCKVSPSTPNVHMEDVEAAGGVPAILKELDAIGKLHRDRPTVAGPLRDTIEAATNKNPDIIHPAHKAFRKTGGLSVLFGNLAPEGAIVKSGAVIEEMLTFEGPARIYESQDDAVAGILGGEVQKGEVVVIRTEGPKGGPGMPEMLQPTSALAGMHLDTHVAMITDGRFSGATRGLSIGHASPEAASGGPIGAVRPGDTIRIDIPNGELTLLVDEAEIARRLAEAPAFVPKIRSGWLGRYAHFVTSASDGAILRLPDLPATAPASGDGATVPAATPEPS is encoded by the coding sequence ATGCGCAGCGACACCGTCAAAGCCGGCTTCGAGCGGGCCCCGCACCGGAGCCTCCTCCGGGCGACCGGCCAGATCGAGTCCGACGCCGACTTCGACAAGCCGTTCATCGGCGTCTGCAACTCGTACATCGACCTCATCCCGGGGCACGTCCACCTCCAGAGCTTCGGGAAGGTGGTCAAGCACGCCGTGCGCGCGGCCGGCGGCGTCCCGTTCGAGTTCAACACGATCGGCGTCGACGACGGAATCGCGATGGGCCACCTCGGGATGCGCTACTCGCTGCCCTCACGCGAGCTCATCGCCGACTCGGTCGAGACGGTCGCCGAGGCGCACCAGCTCGACGGGCTCGTCTGCATCCCGAACTGCGACAAGATCGTGCCGGGGATGCTCATGGGCGCCCTCCGCATCAACGTCCCGGTCGTGTTCGTGTCGGGCGGGCCGATGGCCGCCGGCCGCCTCCCGGACGGCTCGAAGGCCGACCTGTCGAGCGTGTTCGAGGGCGTCGGGAAGTACCAGACGGGCGAGATCAACGACCAGCAGCTCCACGACCTCGAGGCCTTCGCCTGCCCGACGTGCGGCTCGTGCTCGGGGATGTTCACGGCCAACTCGATGAACTGCCTCATGGAGGCGCTCGGGCTGGCGCTGCCCTACAACGGGTCGATCCTGGCCACCGACCCGCGCCGCCGCGAGCTGGCCCGGTCCGCCGCTCGGCGCATCGTGGAGCTCGTCGAGCAGGACCTGAAGCCGCGCGACGTCGTCACGACCGAGGCCTTCGACGACGCCTTCGCGCTCGACATGGCGATGGGCGGCTCGACCAACACGGTCCTCCACCTGCTGGCGGCCGCCCGCGAGGCCGAGGTCCCGTACGACCTCCGCCGGATCGCGAAGGTCTCGGCGCGGACGCCCTACCTCTGCAAGGTGTCGCCCTCGACGCCGAACGTCCACATGGAGGACGTCGAGGCGGCGGGCGGCGTGCCGGCGATTCTGAAAGAGCTCGACGCCATCGGCAAGCTCCACCGCGACCGCCCGACGGTCGCCGGTCCGCTCCGCGACACGATCGAGGCGGCCACGAACAAGAACCCCGACATCATCCACCCGGCGCACAAGGCGTTCCGCAAGACCGGCGGCCTGTCGGTCCTCTTCGGCAACCTGGCACCCGAGGGCGCCATCGTCAAGAGCGGCGCGGTGATCGAGGAGATGCTCACGTTCGAGGGCCCCGCGCGGATCTACGAGTCGCAGGACGACGCCGTCGCGGGCATCCTCGGCGGCGAGGTGCAAAAGGGCGAGGTCGTCGTGATCCGCACCGAGGGACCGAAGGGCGGGCCCGGCATGCCCGAGATGCTCCAGCCGACGAGCGCGCTCGCGGGGATGCACCTCGACACCCACGTTGCGATGATCACCGACGGCCGGTTCTCGGGCGCTACGCGCGGCCTCAGCATCGGCCACGCCTCGCCCGAGGCGGCCTCGGGCGGCCCCATCGGCGCCGTCCGCCCCGGCGACACGATCCGCATCGACATCCCGAACGGCGAGCTCACACTCTTGGTGGACGAGGCCGAGATCGCCCGGCGGCTCGCCGAGGCGCCGGCCTTCGTGCCCAAGATCCGGAGCGGCTGGCTCGGCCGCTACGCCCACTTCGTGACGAGCGCCTCCGACGGCGCCATCCTCCGACTGCCGGACCTGCCGGCCACCGCGCCCGCCTCGGGCGACGGCGCGACCGTCCCGGCCGCCACCCCCGAGCCGTCCTGA